The Anaerotignum propionicum DSM 1682 sequence GAGATCATACGTCGATATAAACCCTATCTTGATCCTTTGGATTTGACTTATACCCAGTATATAACGATGATGGTTATGTGGGAAAAAAGTGAAATTACAATCAAGGGCTTGGGGAAAATTCTCTATCTTGATTCCGGGACTTTGACCCCTGTATTAAAAAAACTGGAGACAAAGGGTTATATTAGCCGTGAACGATCACAGGAAGATGAGAGAAATGTATTTGTTACAATTACGGAAAAGGGACAGAAACTGAAGGCGGCTGCAGCGGAAATACCCATTAAGCTAGGTGCTTGCGTGAAACTTTTGCCTGAGGAGTTCCAACAGTTGCAAAAACTCTTGCATCAGGTGCTTTCTGGTTTGGAGATTAATTTACCTTAAGTGGTAAGATTTACTTTGTCAGGCATGGTGATTTACAAAAGAAAACCACTTCCTTTTAAAAAGAGGGGATTGGTTAATTTTATTATTTTATTGCTAAAGTAGGTACTAGGATTGCTTTTGTTAGTAATATAGGGAGAACTAATGAATCATAATAGATTGTATGTTTATGCCCCTGAAAAGGGGCTATAGTTTAATTTCTTGCTTTGATTAGAAATAATTGTGACATACATTCTAACTGCAAAACTACTCAAAATAATCATAACAATTCCGACAATAGAAGAAATCATGCTTACTACTCGGCCTAAATCACTGTTAGGATATACATCACCATAACCAACAGTAGTGAGTGTAATAACTGCCCAATAGAAAGCATTAAAAAAATTATTGAATGTATCTGGGCACAACAGAGAACATAACTAATGCAGAAACTAACACACATATGTACTTGCGAGTATGCAAACAGCTAGGAGCGGTCTACGCTCTTTTTTTATTACAGCAATCATTGTTTCAAAATTTTTAGAGTATCTAAGAAGTTTTAAAGTTCTGAATGCTCTACCTAGTCGTAAGAGTTTTAAAAGTTTAAAACTAGCATTGATCCCAATAAATGATGGAAGGATTGAAAACAAATCAATGATTGCGAAGAATGTAAATGGATACTGCAAAATGGCTGTGACCGTAGACTTTTGTGATTTTAATCCACATGTAATCCACCTTAAGATATAATCCACAGTAAAAGCTGCAACTGTAATTTTATCAATGAAAAGAAAGATACTGTTACTACCTTTAAAGAAAAGGGGAATTATACTAACTAAAATTAAAATGAACATTAGTTTATTGTAGAGACAACTTACTTTATTACCAGGTGTGCTAGATTCTATTACATCGTAGATACACCATTTAATCACATCTCTATCAGG is a genomic window containing:
- a CDS encoding MarR family winged helix-turn-helix transcriptional regulator gives rise to the protein MNEEYDLLKLENQLCFPLYACSKEIIRRYKPYLDPLDLTYTQYITMMVMWEKSEITIKGLGKILYLDSGTLTPVLKKLETKGYISRERSQEDERNVFVTITEKGQKLKAAAAEIPIKLGACVKLLPEEFQQLQKLLHQVLSGLEINLP